In one window of Bizionia sp. M204 DNA:
- the fsa gene encoding fructose-6-phosphate aldolase — protein sequence MKFFIDTANLDQIREAQDLGVLDGVTTNPSLMAKEGITGHDNIMKHYVDICKIVDGDVSAEVIATDYDGMVREGEALAELHEQIVVKLPMIKDGIKACKYFSDKGIKTNVTLVFSAGQALLAAKAGATYVSPFIGRLDDISTDGLNLISEIRHIYDNYDFDTEILAASVRHTMHIIDCAKLGADVMTGPLSAIEGLLKHPLTDIGLAKFLEDFKKGN from the coding sequence ATGAAATTTTTTATTGATACAGCTAATTTAGATCAGATTCGTGAAGCACAAGATTTAGGTGTTTTGGATGGTGTAACTACCAATCCGTCATTAATGGCTAAAGAAGGTATTACCGGACACGATAATATTATGAAGCATTATGTGGACATTTGCAAAATTGTAGATGGTGATGTTAGTGCCGAAGTTATTGCAACAGATTATGATGGAATGGTTCGTGAAGGGGAAGCTTTGGCAGAATTACATGAGCAAATTGTGGTAAAATTACCAATGATCAAAGATGGGATAAAAGCCTGTAAGTATTTTTCAGATAAAGGGATTAAAACCAATGTTACTTTAGTGTTTTCAGCAGGCCAGGCATTATTAGCAGCCAAAGCAGGAGCCACGTATGTGTCGCCGTTTATAGGTCGTTTGGATGATATCTCAACAGATGGCTTAAATTTGATTTCTGAAATTCGTCATATTTATGATAACTATGATTTTGATACTGAAATTTTAGCAGCATCGGTTCGTCATACTATGCATATTATTGATTGTGCCAAATTAGGAGCTGATGTTATGACGGGTCCATTAAGCGCTATTGAAGGATTACTTAAACATCCTTTAACCGATATTGGATTAGCAAAATTTTTAGAGGATTTCAAGAAAGGAAATTAA
- a CDS encoding cold-shock protein has protein sequence MSKGTVKFFNDSKGFGFIVEDDTNKEHFVHISGLIDEIREGDAVEFDLEEGRKGLNAVNVKVI, from the coding sequence ATGAGTAAAGGAACAGTAAAATTCTTCAACGATTCTAAAGGATTTGGATTTATCGTAGAAGATGACACAAACAAAGAACATTTTGTTCACATTTCTGGATTAATCGATGAGATTCGTGAAGGTGATGCAGTAGAATTCGATTTAGAAGAAGGAAGAAAAGGACTTAATGCAGTAAACGTTAAAGTAATATAA
- a CDS encoding ABC-F family ATP-binding cassette domain-containing protein: protein MLSVSNLSVQFGKRVLFDEVSTTFNNGNCYGIIGANGAGKSTFLKIISGKQEPTSGHVHLEPGKRMSVLEQDHNLHDDDTVLETVIQGNKPLHKLKSQIDALYADYTDENAEKIGELQVLFEEMNGWNADSDAAAMLSNLGISEEHHYTLMKDLDGKQKVRVLLAQALFGNPDVLIMDEPTNDLDYETISWLENFLANYENCVIVVSHDRHFLDAVCTHISDIDFGKINHFSGNYTFWYESSQLAARQHAQQNKKAEEKKKELEEFIRRFSANVAKSKQATSRKKMIDKLDISEIRRTSRRYPAIIFEREREAGDQILNVQGLAASIDGEVLFSNIDLNLNKGDKVVLYSKDSRATTAFYQILNGNEQADAGKFDWGITTTQSYLPLDNSSFFENNLTLVDWLRQWAKTEEEREEVHIRGFLGKMIFSGEEALKKSNVLSGGEKVRCMLSRMMMMRANVLQLDEPTNHLDLESITAFNNSLKNFKGTVLFSTHDHEFAQTVANRVVELTPTGVIDRYTTFDEYMQDPKIKEMRQKMYAVTA, encoded by the coding sequence ATGTTATCAGTTTCAAATTTATCGGTTCAATTTGGCAAGCGCGTCCTTTTTGACGAAGTGAGTACCACATTTAATAATGGTAATTGCTACGGGATTATAGGTGCCAACGGAGCCGGAAAGTCTACGTTTTTAAAAATTATTTCTGGAAAGCAGGAGCCAACTTCTGGCCATGTGCATTTAGAGCCCGGTAAGCGTATGTCTGTTTTAGAGCAGGATCACAACCTTCATGATGACGATACGGTTTTGGAAACTGTAATTCAAGGGAATAAGCCACTTCATAAATTAAAATCTCAAATAGATGCACTTTATGCGGACTATACAGATGAAAATGCTGAAAAAATTGGCGAACTTCAGGTTTTGTTTGAAGAAATGAACGGTTGGAATGCCGATAGTGATGCAGCGGCTATGTTATCTAATTTAGGGATTTCAGAGGAGCACCATTATACGTTAATGAAGGATTTAGATGGTAAGCAAAAAGTACGTGTGCTATTAGCGCAGGCTTTATTTGGAAATCCAGATGTGCTTATTATGGATGAGCCTACCAACGACTTGGATTACGAAACTATTTCGTGGTTAGAAAACTTTTTAGCCAATTATGAAAACTGTGTGATTGTGGTCTCCCACGATAGACACTTTTTAGATGCTGTTTGTACGCATATTTCCGATATTGATTTTGGAAAAATAAATCACTTTTCGGGAAATTATACCTTTTGGTATGAGTCATCTCAATTAGCAGCCAGACAACATGCGCAGCAGAATAAAAAAGCCGAAGAGAAAAAGAAAGAATTAGAAGAATTTATCCGTCGTTTTTCTGCCAACGTAGCCAAGAGTAAACAGGCTACAAGTAGAAAGAAAATGATTGATAAACTAGATATATCGGAAATTAGAAGAACCAGTCGTCGTTATCCTGCTATTATTTTTGAACGTGAACGGGAAGCTGGAGATCAAATTCTAAATGTTCAAGGACTTGCAGCATCTATTGATGGGGAAGTACTTTTTAGTAACATCGATTTGAATTTAAATAAAGGTGATAAGGTGGTATTGTATTCTAAAGATTCTAGAGCTACAACGGCTTTCTATCAAATATTAAACGGAAATGAGCAAGCGGATGCTGGAAAATTTGATTGGGGAATTACAACCACCCAATCGTATTTACCTTTAGATAATAGTTCGTTTTTCGAGAATAATTTAACCTTGGTTGATTGGTTACGTCAATGGGCTAAAACGGAAGAAGAACGCGAAGAAGTTCATATTCGTGGTTTCCTTGGAAAAATGATTTTTAGTGGTGAAGAAGCCTTGAAAAAATCTAATGTATTATCAGGAGGTGAAAAAGTACGTTGTATGTTAAGCCGCATGATGATGATGCGTGCCAATGTGCTACAATTGGATGAACCAACAAACCACTTGGATTTAGAAAGTATTACGGCCTTTAACAATTCGCTTAAAAACTTTAAAGGAACGGTATTATTTTCAACCCATGATCATGAATTTGCGCAAACGGTTGCTAACCGCGTTGTGGAATTAACACCTACTGGTGTTATTGATAGATATACAACTTTTGATGAGTATATGCAGGATCCAAAAATTAAGGAAATGCGTCAAAAAATGTATGCTGTTACAGCATAA
- a CDS encoding thioredoxin-like domain-containing protein — MREFKLICALVVSTFALISCEKDTKADEGAAYFGGEVVNPKNSFVILSKSERILDTIRLDENNRFLYKIENVEKGLYTFRLWASEGLEYQMVLLEPNDSILFRLNTLEFDESLVYTGNGAKKNNYLINLFLDGEAEDKTILGFSQLSPIEFERRLDSIRDHKLRRLKQFNAKNPSSDTFNNLIKGNINYDYYLSKEVYPFVNYGNTERANFNELPEGFYDYRKEINYNYCELMDYFPYYTFLKHHFENLALSEHFKTSEDSVFNLKSLDYNLIKLNLIDSLMVNDSIKNSLLAQTAVEFMSNSKNTDDYDKVLQSFTAKNTNKKNDHYVTNMVNSLKGLKAGQRLPEITVLNYNGKELVLDKIIKRPTVVYFWSSVYRSHSDSHKKATELKIKYPEVDFIAINATATNSTNWKKQLSQFNYSKFDEFMFKEPEIAKHKLAISPINKVMIIDKDGKVVNAHTNMFSIMFEEELLGLLNQ, encoded by the coding sequence ATGAGGGAATTTAAACTTATTTGCGCTTTAGTTGTATCTACTTTTGCCTTAATATCTTGTGAAAAAGATACGAAAGCTGATGAAGGTGCCGCATATTTTGGTGGCGAGGTTGTAAACCCTAAAAACAGTTTTGTAATCCTATCCAAGTCTGAACGGATTTTGGATACCATCCGGTTGGATGAAAACAACCGGTTTCTGTATAAAATAGAAAATGTTGAAAAAGGGCTTTATACCTTTCGCTTATGGGCTTCTGAAGGATTAGAATATCAAATGGTTTTGTTGGAACCTAATGACAGTATTCTGTTTAGACTTAATACTTTGGAGTTTGATGAATCCTTAGTGTACACCGGAAATGGTGCTAAAAAGAACAATTACTTAATTAATTTGTTTTTAGATGGTGAAGCAGAAGATAAAACCATTTTAGGTTTTAGCCAATTATCTCCTATAGAGTTTGAACGTCGTTTGGATTCTATAAGAGACCACAAATTAAGACGATTGAAGCAGTTTAACGCCAAGAATCCATCATCTGACACTTTTAACAATTTAATAAAAGGTAATATTAATTACGATTATTATTTGAGTAAGGAGGTTTATCCATTTGTAAATTATGGCAATACAGAACGCGCTAATTTTAATGAGCTTCCTGAAGGTTTTTATGATTACAGAAAGGAAATTAATTACAATTATTGCGAATTGATGGATTACTTTCCTTACTACACCTTTTTAAAACACCATTTTGAAAATTTAGCTTTATCTGAACATTTTAAAACGTCAGAGGATAGCGTTTTTAATTTAAAATCATTAGACTATAACTTAATTAAACTGAATTTAATTGATAGTTTAATGGTTAATGATTCTATTAAGAACTCATTATTAGCGCAAACTGCAGTAGAGTTTATGAGCAATAGTAAAAACACGGACGATTATGATAAAGTATTGCAATCCTTTACCGCCAAAAACACAAATAAAAAGAACGACCACTATGTAACCAATATGGTGAATTCATTAAAAGGTTTGAAAGCTGGTCAACGATTACCTGAAATTACCGTGCTAAATTATAATGGTAAAGAATTAGTTTTAGACAAAATAATTAAAAGACCAACGGTTGTCTATTTTTGGTCTTCAGTATATCGTTCTCATAGCGATAGCCACAAAAAAGCGACTGAATTAAAGATAAAATATCCAGAAGTCGATTTTATAGCAATTAATGCAACCGCTACCAATTCAACGAATTGGAAAAAACAGCTTTCTCAATTTAATTATTCGAAATTTGACGAGTTTATGTTTAAAGAACCGGAAATAGCCAAACACAAATTAGCTATTTCGCCAATAAATAAAGTGATGATTATTGATAAGGATGGCAAGGTAGTTAATGCCCATACCAATATGTTTTCTATTATGTTTGAAGAAGAATTACTTGGGTTGCTTAATCAATAA
- a CDS encoding bile acid:sodium symporter family protein: protein MKFKIDKFVLFIIGTIIIAYFFPQWGTQDSNVPIDTISVIGIALIFFFYGLKLNPSQLKSGLQNWKLHLLVQGATFIMFPLLVLLFRPWIQNEEQETIWLAFFFLAALPSTVSSSVVMVSMAKGNVPAAIFNASISGIIGIVITPLWMGLFIVNTQTDFDFTDIYLKLIVQIIIPVILGLVLQRFLGELAHKYNSKLTVFDKAIILLIIYKSFAESFNNNIFSVVSFLDLSFIFIGVLILIIAAFTLTGFISRKLKLKKEDQITAQFCGTKKSLVHGTVFSKILFGNMAMLGILLLPLMLFHAIQILIISIVAGKLAKSQVLDA from the coding sequence ATGAAATTTAAGATTGATAAATTTGTTTTATTTATCATTGGAACTATTATAATTGCTTATTTTTTTCCGCAATGGGGAACTCAAGATAGTAATGTTCCTATAGATACTATTAGTGTAATAGGAATTGCGCTCATATTCTTTTTCTATGGACTTAAATTAAACCCGTCACAGTTAAAGTCGGGACTTCAAAACTGGAAATTACACCTTTTAGTGCAAGGTGCTACATTTATAATGTTTCCACTTTTAGTTTTGTTATTTCGGCCATGGATTCAAAATGAGGAACAGGAAACTATTTGGTTGGCTTTCTTTTTCTTGGCGGCATTGCCATCAACGGTGTCCTCATCGGTGGTTATGGTATCTATGGCGAAAGGAAATGTACCAGCAGCTATTTTTAATGCTAGTATATCTGGAATTATTGGAATTGTCATTACGCCACTTTGGATGGGGTTATTTATTGTAAATACGCAAACAGATTTTGATTTTACCGATATCTATCTCAAACTTATTGTTCAAATTATAATACCCGTAATTTTAGGTCTTGTTTTACAGCGTTTTTTAGGTGAATTAGCACATAAATACAATAGCAAATTAACGGTATTTGATAAGGCTATAATCTTATTGATAATTTATAAGAGCTTCGCAGAATCGTTTAATAACAATATTTTTAGTGTTGTCTCTTTTTTAGATTTAAGTTTCATTTTTATAGGCGTCTTAATTCTAATTATTGCGGCCTTTACGCTTACGGGATTTATTTCTAGAAAATTAAAACTCAAAAAAGAAGATCAAATTACTGCGCAGTTTTGCGGAACCAAAAAATCATTAGTGCATGGCACTGTTTTTTCTAAAATACTATTTGGGAATATGGCAATGTTGGGTATATTATTATTGCCATTAATGTTATTTCATGCCATACAAATTTTAATAATTAGTATAGTAGCTGGTAAGCTTGCAAAAAGCCAGGTTCTTGATGCGTAA
- a CDS encoding SDR family oxidoreductase, which produces MSKVVLITGGSSGIGKSVGDYLTLKGFTVFGTSRSPEKYTTSNFPILGLDVNKSYTISDTVNRVIEKAGRLDVVINNAGVGITGPIEEIPEEEIRNNFETNFFGPINVIKAVLPQMRKQQSGLIINVTSIAGYMGLPYRGVYSASKGALELITEAFRMEIKAFNIQMTNVAPGDFATNIASGRYHAPVLEDSPYKGPYGNTLRLMDTHVDTGKDPLEMAKAIHKIINTPKPKVHYKVGEFMQKFSIVLKRILPDKVYEKLLMNHYKL; this is translated from the coding sequence ATGTCTAAAGTTGTTTTAATAACAGGAGGTTCATCTGGAATTGGAAAGTCGGTAGGAGATTATTTAACGCTCAAAGGGTTTACTGTTTTTGGTACAAGTCGTTCACCAGAAAAGTACACAACTAGTAATTTTCCAATTTTAGGTTTAGATGTAAACAAATCTTATACTATAAGTGATACTGTAAATCGCGTTATTGAAAAAGCAGGTCGACTAGATGTTGTAATTAATAATGCAGGCGTTGGAATTACGGGGCCCATTGAGGAAATTCCCGAAGAAGAAATCCGAAATAATTTTGAGACCAATTTTTTTGGTCCTATTAATGTTATCAAAGCCGTTTTGCCACAAATGCGTAAGCAGCAATCCGGTTTAATTATCAACGTCACATCAATTGCGGGTTATATGGGATTGCCATATCGAGGTGTTTATTCCGCTAGTAAAGGTGCTTTAGAACTGATTACAGAAGCATTCCGAATGGAGATAAAGGCTTTTAATATCCAGATGACCAATGTAGCACCAGGCGATTTTGCAACCAATATTGCATCTGGTCGTTATCATGCACCTGTTTTAGAAGATTCACCGTATAAAGGACCTTATGGCAACACTTTGAGATTAATGGATACGCATGTAGATACAGGAAAAGATCCTTTAGAGATGGCCAAAGCAATTCATAAAATAATAAATACGCCCAAACCCAAAGTTCATTATAAAGTAGGGGAGTTTATGCAAAAATTTTCTATTGTTTTAAAGCGAATTTTGCCAGATAAAGTTTATGAAAAACTCCTCATGAATCATTATAAATTGTAA
- the glyA gene encoding serine hydroxymethyltransferase gives MQRDEQIFELIEAEKQRQLHGIELIASENFVSDQVMEAAGSVLTNKYAEGYPGKRYYGGCEVVDEVEQLAIDRAKTLFGAAYVNVQPHSGSQANTAVFAACLKPGDTILGFDLSHGGHLTHGSPVNFSGKLYNPVFYGVKKETGIIDYDHVAEVAEREKPKMIICGASAYSRDMDFKRFREIADSVGALLLGDISHPAGLIAKGILNDPLPHCHIVTTTTHKTLRGPRGGMIMMGQDFDNPFGLKLKNGNLRKMSSLLDSGVFPGNQGGPLEHIIAAKAIAFGEALTEDFMHYMLQVKKNAAAMAKAFVDRDYHIVSGGTDNHMMLIDLRNKNITGKDAENALVKADITVNKNMVPFDDKSPFVTSGIRIGTPAITTRGLKETDMEAIVDLVDEVIMNYEDEAKLEAIGDKVNAMMSHLPLFV, from the coding sequence ATGCAACGCGACGAACAGATTTTTGAATTAATAGAAGCCGAAAAACAAAGGCAGCTTCATGGTATAGAACTCATTGCATCAGAAAACTTTGTAAGCGACCAAGTTATGGAAGCTGCAGGTTCTGTTTTAACTAATAAATATGCTGAAGGATATCCTGGCAAGCGCTATTATGGTGGTTGCGAAGTGGTAGATGAAGTTGAGCAATTGGCTATAGATCGTGCCAAAACTTTATTTGGTGCGGCATACGTAAATGTACAACCACACTCGGGAAGCCAGGCAAATACAGCCGTTTTCGCAGCCTGCTTAAAACCTGGTGATACTATTTTGGGCTTCGATTTGTCTCATGGAGGACATTTAACACATGGTTCGCCTGTTAACTTTTCAGGAAAATTATACAATCCTGTTTTTTACGGTGTTAAAAAAGAAACGGGAATTATAGATTACGATCATGTAGCAGAAGTTGCTGAACGTGAAAAACCAAAAATGATTATTTGTGGTGCATCAGCTTATTCTCGTGATATGGATTTTAAACGTTTTCGCGAAATTGCAGATAGCGTTGGTGCTTTATTATTAGGTGATATTTCTCATCCAGCAGGTTTAATTGCTAAAGGTATTTTAAACGATCCTTTACCACATTGTCATATTGTTACGACTACAACACATAAAACCTTACGTGGTCCTCGAGGCGGGATGATTATGATGGGTCAAGATTTTGATAATCCTTTTGGTTTAAAATTAAAAAATGGCAATTTGCGTAAAATGTCCTCATTGTTAGATTCTGGTGTGTTTCCAGGAAATCAAGGTGGTCCATTAGAGCATATTATTGCTGCTAAAGCTATTGCTTTTGGAGAAGCTTTAACGGAAGACTTTATGCACTATATGTTACAAGTGAAGAAAAATGCAGCTGCCATGGCAAAAGCATTTGTGGATCGCGATTATCATATTGTTTCTGGTGGAACCGATAATCATATGATGTTAATTGATTTACGTAATAAAAATATTACAGGAAAAGATGCTGAAAACGCATTGGTAAAAGCTGATATTACCGTAAATAAAAACATGGTGCCTTTTGATGATAAAAGCCCATTTGTAACGTCTGGAATCCGAATTGGTACACCAGCCATTACCACACGTGGTTTAAAAGAAACCGATATGGAGGCTATAGTTGACTTGGTGGATGAGGTCATTATGAACTATGAGGATGAAGCAAAACTAGAAGCTATTGGAGACAAAGTAAATGCCATGATGAGTCACTTACCACTATTTGTTTAG
- the fahA gene encoding fumarylacetoacetase, whose product MSLTANNPDRKSWLHVDKNSDFPIQNIPFGVFLTRDDIITIGTRIGDTAIDLGALHQLGYFEGIPLTDDIFLQDSLNDFIADGRKTWRLVRNRIAEIFDAENSELKDNKKNKETVLFRLDEIEMQLPVQIGDYTDFYSSIEHATNVGTMFRDPENALMPNWLHIPVGYHGRSSSIIPSGIPIHRPQGQTLPAGSDTPIFGPSKLVDFELEMAFITTDANDLGEPIPINEAEEYIFGLVLFNDWSARDIQKWEYVPLGPFLAKSFASSISPWIVTLDALEPYRVESPKPLKPQLPYLQYKGKKSYDIKLEVAIKPKTAKETVVSKSNFKYMYWNMSQQLAHHTVNGCPVNSGDMMGSGTISGPTPDSYGSMLELSWRGEKPVKLQDGTERKFINDYDTVIMRGYCEKEGTRIGFGEVSTELLPIYTPKSNK is encoded by the coding sequence ATGTCACTTACAGCTAACAATCCAGATAGAAAATCCTGGTTACACGTAGATAAAAACTCCGATTTCCCAATTCAAAACATTCCATTTGGTGTGTTTCTTACCCGTGATGATATTATCACGATTGGCACACGAATTGGAGATACAGCTATAGATTTAGGTGCTTTACACCAATTAGGATATTTTGAAGGTATTCCGTTAACTGATGACATTTTTCTTCAAGATTCTTTAAACGATTTTATTGCTGACGGCAGAAAAACATGGCGTTTGGTTAGAAACCGAATTGCTGAAATTTTTGATGCAGAAAACAGTGAATTAAAAGATAATAAGAAAAATAAAGAAACGGTTTTGTTCCGTTTGGATGAGATTGAAATGCAATTACCTGTCCAGATTGGTGATTATACCGATTTCTATTCAAGTATAGAACACGCAACCAATGTGGGCACCATGTTCCGCGATCCTGAAAATGCATTAATGCCTAATTGGTTGCATATTCCGGTTGGATATCATGGTAGAAGTTCATCTATTATACCCTCGGGAATTCCAATACACAGACCTCAAGGTCAAACATTACCAGCTGGTAGTGACACGCCTATTTTTGGTCCAAGTAAATTGGTGGATTTCGAATTAGAAATGGCATTTATTACAACGGATGCTAACGATTTAGGTGAACCGATTCCTATTAATGAAGCCGAAGAGTATATTTTCGGATTGGTTTTATTTAATGATTGGTCTGCTCGTGATATTCAAAAGTGGGAATATGTACCACTAGGACCATTTTTAGCAAAAAGTTTTGCGTCGTCTATTTCACCTTGGATTGTAACGCTTGATGCTTTAGAGCCATATCGTGTAGAAAGTCCGAAACCTTTAAAACCTCAATTACCTTATTTACAATATAAAGGTAAAAAGAGTTATGACATTAAATTAGAAGTTGCCATTAAGCCGAAAACTGCTAAAGAAACGGTAGTTAGCAAATCCAACTTCAAATATATGTATTGGAATATGTCGCAACAATTAGCGCATCACACGGTTAACGGTTGTCCTGTAAATTCAGGCGATATGATGGGTAGTGGTACCATTTCAGGCCCTACACCAGATTCTTATGGATCTATGTTAGAATTGAGCTGGAGAGGTGAAAAACCGGTGAAATTACAAGATGGTACAGAGCGTAAATTTATAAATGATTATGATACGGTAATCATGCGCGGTTATTGTGAAAAAGAAGGTACACGAATTGGTTTTGGTGAAGTCTCAACAGAATTGTTACCTATTTATACTCCCAAAAGCAATAAGTAA
- a CDS encoding acyl-CoA thioesterase codes for MPYATMDALALPGKHHNTMQTFETKITVTTDDIDNLNHVNNVRYVQWVEDVAKMHWFTKAPNSITDNYLWIMLSHHITYKKPAFLNDEITLKTYVPNSEGVTCTRVVEILKDNILLAKSETTWCFMDSNRMRPTRITDEIKNIFL; via the coding sequence TTGCCTTATGCTACAATGGATGCATTAGCTTTGCCAGGAAAACACCATAATACTATGCAAACATTTGAAACTAAAATTACAGTCACTACAGACGATATTGATAATCTAAATCACGTTAATAACGTACGCTATGTGCAATGGGTTGAAGACGTTGCTAAAATGCATTGGTTTACAAAGGCACCAAACTCCATAACGGATAATTATTTATGGATTATGCTGTCGCATCATATTACCTATAAAAAACCGGCGTTTTTAAATGATGAGATTACACTAAAAACATACGTTCCGAACTCGGAAGGTGTTACGTGCACACGTGTGGTTGAAATATTAAAAGATAACATTCTATTAGCGAAATCGGAAACCACGTGGTGTTTTATGGATAGTAACCGCATGCGTCCAACGCGAATAACCGATGAAATAAAAAATATATTTCTCTAA
- a CDS encoding DUF2007 domain-containing protein produces MDSDYKKIYTGSFIIAQLIVDKLDAIGISAIVKDESESGRLAGFGASISGSQDIYVNMEELAEAISVVDSVTSELGTH; encoded by the coding sequence ATGGATTCTGACTATAAAAAAATATATACTGGCAGTTTTATTATTGCCCAATTAATTGTGGATAAATTAGACGCAATTGGTATTTCAGCAATCGTAAAAGATGAAAGCGAATCTGGTAGATTGGCTGGTTTTGGCGCCTCCATTTCAGGATCGCAAGATATTTATGTGAATATGGAAGAGCTCGCTGAAGCAATATCTGTTGTAGATAGTGTAACCTCTGAACTTGGCACACATTAA
- a CDS encoding glutaminyl-peptide cyclotransferase: protein MKLYKSLTIIILCLTLAACGTNINEAKKDISIKTNVSNDAFTLGDDLKLSISNPKNHEIGTVNYTLDGKDIQSSQALNNMKLGVHELVASFSLNGESTSLSKNITILNNQTPKIYTYKIINQYPHDQTSYTQGLEFHNGELYEGTGQYGGSKLRKVDYKTGEVLKNINLSNEYFGEGITILNDKIYQLTWKKGTGFVYDVNTFEKTGSFKYGESLEGWGICNDGSKLYKSDGTEKIWTLNPETLAEEGYIQAYHSKGKVVELNELEWVNGKIYANRWNKNGVAIINPENGAVEGVIDFTPLHNMVTKHPKLDVLNGIAYNPDTKTIFVTGKYWDKLFEVEITEK, encoded by the coding sequence ATGAAGCTTTATAAGTCTCTTACTATCATAATTTTATGCCTCACTTTAGCAGCTTGCGGCACCAATATTAATGAAGCAAAAAAGGATATTTCTATCAAAACTAATGTATCAAATGATGCTTTTACGCTTGGTGATGACCTGAAACTGTCCATTTCTAATCCTAAAAATCATGAAATAGGTACGGTAAATTATACTTTAGACGGAAAGGACATCCAATCTTCACAAGCGCTTAATAATATGAAATTAGGCGTTCATGAATTAGTTGCATCTTTTAGTTTGAATGGAGAATCAACGAGCCTTTCTAAAAACATTACCATTCTAAACAACCAAACACCAAAAATTTATACCTATAAAATTATTAACCAATATCCACATGACCAAACCTCCTACACACAAGGGTTGGAATTTCATAATGGCGAATTATATGAAGGTACTGGACAATATGGTGGCTCCAAGCTTCGAAAAGTAGACTATAAAACTGGTGAAGTTTTAAAAAACATCAATTTATCAAACGAATATTTTGGCGAAGGTATTACCATACTTAATGATAAAATATATCAACTTACGTGGAAAAAAGGCACAGGCTTTGTTTACGACGTGAATACCTTTGAAAAAACAGGCAGTTTTAAATATGGCGAAAGTTTAGAAGGCTGGGGAATTTGTAACGATGGCTCTAAATTATATAAGAGTGATGGCACCGAAAAAATTTGGACGCTTAATCCAGAAACTTTAGCCGAGGAAGGTTACATTCAAGCTTACCATAGCAAAGGAAAAGTAGTAGAGTTAAACGAATTAGAATGGGTTAATGGCAAAATATATGCAAACCGTTGGAATAAAAATGGTGTGGCAATTATTAATCCTGAAAATGGTGCTGTTGAAGGTGTGATTGATTTTACACCACTTCATAATATGGTAACCAAACACCCGAAATTAGATGTATTAAATGGAATTGCCTACAATCCAGACACCAAGACCATTTTTGTAACGGGAAAATATTGGGATAAACTCTTTGAGGTTGAAATAACTGAAAAGTAG